A part of Gemmatimonas groenlandica genomic DNA contains:
- a CDS encoding sensor histidine kinase, which produces MSLTLSSSPVAGQGLTPVLGKYQLDVWRAQDGVRLAFTSNLVQTSDGYLWLSSQAGLTRFDGARFTVIDGANTPALRGRPRLQTYPLLEDAEHVLWVGTDIGLMAYRGGMLPSRATDPSFATDLVNAAVMDSSGRVWAITRLGRLFHVDLDNGLRAVPGVAARSLGSSMTVDAVGDIWIAAGRQGVHRLRGDSMSAVTFLSDLGIDEVTRIVATRDSSVWFGTATEVVQWRQGHIRRFPLPRQPAMGAVSCFAVGADGSLWVGTEGAGLYRFDGRSFEHVSREEGLSDDRVIDIMIDHDHNVWVATRDGLNRLRPIPFSIITARSGLPTELPGGILLDGTGRTWLAPPTGGLFRGTVDANAARFAQAESVRRSDRVTALARARDGSVWAGHLGGSVTRFERDRTNVGPPIMAGLPPVTDILEDPDGTLWIGTWHGLYRWRNGQVRPVTVSDGLLDDAIHRIVRDVAGTLWVATQSGIVRGKVDEVGFSEVAIPANGARRTVVLFEAPVGTLWAGSADGLTRVSGGRPALLTTAHGLPENWIGAAELDSVGNVWLGQLGGLTRIRLSELVAAADGRTTTLGSAISYPLREGLAGGDPTAWPHPASFKDAAGTIWFATGHGIVRVDPMRVAGDGQTRGLPLMHIEQILVDGSTVPSGAFTLDPAARRLELRYTGVDLSNGPGVLFRFRLDGYDTTWVDAGAQRVASYTRLAAGNYRFRVTGRASNGGWSTAEAVADFEVLAPLYRRPWFLVAAGVALAIALFGAHRSVLYTRSVAIREERSRMAREIHDSLLQGFSGIALQLQAASTRLALSGAQQPLLDRILSLIDQTLAQARDSVFDIRHPSVVQEDFVKACNGAAERILANSGTEFRVVLRGRTRRLSPVTHAESLRIVEEALTNVRKHAAASEVVMEFDYQWRGLHVTIRDNGIGGDLGALQQPSGHWGVLGMRERASRMGGQLSLRSRPEAGTAVSLQVRYARGPLTGSEARRI; this is translated from the coding sequence ATGTCGCTGACCCTTTCCTCGAGTCCAGTTGCGGGTCAGGGACTGACGCCGGTACTCGGAAAGTACCAGTTAGACGTCTGGCGGGCGCAAGACGGCGTTCGCCTCGCGTTTACATCGAATCTGGTGCAGACGAGCGACGGCTATCTCTGGCTCTCGTCGCAGGCGGGGCTCACGCGATTCGACGGGGCCAGATTCACCGTGATCGATGGTGCGAACACGCCAGCGCTTCGTGGTCGTCCTCGGCTTCAGACCTATCCGCTCCTTGAGGACGCAGAGCACGTTCTCTGGGTCGGAACCGACATCGGATTGATGGCGTACCGGGGCGGCATGCTCCCGTCACGTGCGACGGATCCGTCGTTCGCGACCGACTTGGTGAACGCGGCTGTGATGGATTCATCGGGTCGTGTCTGGGCCATCACGCGACTTGGGCGTCTGTTCCACGTGGATCTGGACAACGGACTCCGCGCTGTGCCCGGTGTGGCAGCCCGATCGCTCGGCAGCAGCATGACCGTCGATGCGGTCGGTGACATATGGATTGCCGCGGGTCGGCAGGGTGTGCACCGGCTACGCGGTGACTCCATGTCTGCTGTAACCTTTCTGAGCGACCTGGGCATTGACGAAGTCACGCGCATAGTGGCGACACGTGACAGCTCTGTGTGGTTCGGTACCGCAACCGAGGTCGTGCAGTGGCGCCAAGGACACATTCGGCGCTTTCCCTTACCGCGACAACCAGCGATGGGAGCGGTATCGTGCTTCGCTGTCGGTGCGGACGGCTCGCTGTGGGTCGGCACGGAAGGCGCGGGACTGTATCGGTTCGACGGTCGCTCCTTCGAACACGTGTCACGCGAGGAGGGCCTATCCGACGATCGAGTGATCGACATTATGATCGATCACGACCACAATGTTTGGGTCGCCACGCGTGATGGTCTCAATCGCCTTCGGCCAATCCCATTCAGCATCATTACAGCACGATCCGGTCTCCCGACCGAGCTCCCAGGCGGCATCCTACTCGACGGTACCGGCCGCACGTGGCTTGCACCGCCGACCGGGGGCCTTTTTCGTGGCACCGTTGACGCCAACGCGGCACGCTTCGCACAAGCGGAATCCGTACGTAGATCCGATCGGGTCACTGCACTCGCTCGGGCACGCGACGGCAGCGTGTGGGCAGGCCATCTCGGTGGCTCCGTCACGCGCTTCGAGAGAGACCGCACGAATGTAGGTCCTCCGATCATGGCGGGCCTCCCCCCCGTCACCGATATACTCGAGGACCCGGACGGCACGTTGTGGATCGGCACTTGGCATGGCCTGTACAGGTGGCGCAACGGGCAAGTGCGTCCGGTCACCGTTAGCGACGGGCTCTTGGACGACGCTATCCATCGAATCGTGCGTGACGTCGCCGGAACGCTGTGGGTGGCAACGCAGAGCGGGATCGTGCGAGGCAAGGTCGACGAGGTCGGGTTCAGCGAAGTGGCGATCCCCGCGAACGGCGCTCGGCGGACGGTCGTGCTGTTCGAGGCTCCTGTTGGCACCCTCTGGGCAGGCTCCGCAGACGGACTCACGCGAGTGAGTGGTGGGCGGCCCGCGCTGCTCACTACCGCTCACGGACTGCCTGAGAACTGGATCGGAGCCGCGGAGCTGGATTCGGTCGGGAACGTTTGGCTCGGGCAGCTGGGTGGCTTGACGCGTATCCGCCTGAGCGAACTCGTTGCCGCCGCCGACGGCCGGACGACCACACTGGGTAGCGCCATTAGCTATCCTCTGCGCGAGGGCCTCGCCGGCGGAGATCCGACGGCATGGCCTCACCCGGCGTCCTTCAAGGACGCTGCCGGCACGATCTGGTTCGCGACCGGGCACGGTATCGTCCGCGTCGACCCCATGCGTGTGGCGGGAGATGGCCAAACGCGCGGGCTGCCACTCATGCACATCGAACAGATTCTCGTGGACGGCTCTACAGTGCCGTCAGGAGCGTTCACGCTCGATCCGGCCGCGCGCCGACTTGAGCTGCGATATACTGGGGTAGACCTCTCGAATGGACCGGGCGTGCTTTTTCGCTTCCGCCTCGATGGATACGATACGACGTGGGTTGATGCAGGCGCGCAGCGCGTTGCGTCATATACCCGTCTTGCGGCGGGGAACTATCGATTTCGTGTGACTGGACGCGCGAGCAACGGCGGATGGAGCACCGCGGAAGCAGTTGCGGACTTCGAGGTGCTCGCGCCGCTTTATCGGCGACCATGGTTCCTCGTCGCGGCAGGCGTTGCGCTCGCCATCGCGTTATTCGGGGCTCACCGCTCGGTGCTCTATACGCGCTCCGTCGCAATCCGCGAGGAGCGCTCACGCATGGCACGTGAGATTCACGACTCGCTGCTTCAGGGGTTCAGTGGCATTGCATTGCAGTTGCAAGCTGCGTCGACACGATTGGCACTGTCCGGCGCTCAGCAGCCGCTGCTCGATCGCATCCTGTCTTTAATCGACCAGACCCTCGCGCAGGCCCGCGACAGCGTCTTTGACATTCGCCATCCTTCAGTTGTACAGGAAGACTTTGTCAAGGCATGCAATGGTGCTGCGGAACGAATCCTGGCGAATAGCGGGACGGAGTTCCGTGTGGTCCTACGCGGCCGAACGCGTCGACTCTCTCCGGTTACGCATGCGGAATCGCTCCGTATCGTTGAAGAGGCACTCACAAATGTCCGGAAGCACGCAGCGGCCTCCGAGGTGGTCATGGAATTCGACTACCAATGGCGGGGTTTGCACGTGACCATACGTGATAATGGAATCGGCGGAGACCTGGGCGCGTTGCAACAACCATCGGGGCACTGGGGCGTGCTCGGTATGCGTGAGCGCGCGAGCAGGATGGGTGGGCAACTCTCGCTGCGCAGTCGACCGGAAGCCGGCACGGCCGTCTCGCTTCAGGTGCGCTATGCCAGAGGTCCGCTCACCGGATCCGAGGCGCGACGCATTTAA
- a CDS encoding MBL fold metallo-hydrolase translates to MRYALHAWTLPARKWLEEGHRIRHGDRNIPFLTLASSRTHDGDDAVPIRRMMNMQRSSRSHLPHTAAVLSAALASLVVAQASLAQQAARAPHDLAGTGASFSNMPEVPPIGARIAKYLDVPDAAKGPAIPAGKGYRTERLGAGLYMVTDNAYQSMFLVYESGVVVVDAPPSYAAHIKTAIAEVTGKPITHLVYSHAHADHIGGAAMLGGRPIIVAHAETKRLLARSNDRNRPLPTVTFTDGYQLKVGSQVLELQSRRAAHQPGNLFIYAPAQKALMHVDVVYPGWMMWRRFGLAEDVPAYFDAVEAVKSYDFAKFVGGHVARVGSREDVVVQAEFMADLKAAALKALQTVKVGAEVNPLDLGNPWAVYDTYIDRVAASCVNALTPKWKRRLAAFDVYIWDQCYAMEQSLRID, encoded by the coding sequence GTGCGTTACGCGCTTCATGCCTGGACCCTACCTGCGCGCAAGTGGCTGGAAGAAGGACACCGAATACGCCACGGTGACCGCAACATACCGTTTTTAACCCTTGCAAGCTCGCGCACTCACGACGGTGACGATGCCGTCCCAATCAGGAGAATGATGAACATGCAACGATCTTCGCGATCACACTTGCCACACACCGCAGCAGTCTTAAGCGCCGCACTCGCTTCGCTGGTTGTCGCCCAAGCCTCGCTCGCTCAACAGGCCGCGCGCGCACCACATGACCTTGCGGGCACTGGCGCGAGCTTCAGCAACATGCCAGAAGTTCCGCCTATCGGTGCACGCATCGCCAAGTACCTCGACGTGCCTGACGCTGCGAAGGGTCCGGCAATCCCCGCGGGTAAAGGGTATCGCACGGAACGACTTGGCGCGGGGCTCTACATGGTCACTGACAACGCATATCAGTCCATGTTTCTTGTATACGAGTCGGGAGTGGTGGTAGTCGATGCGCCACCGTCGTATGCGGCGCACATCAAGACCGCCATCGCGGAGGTGACGGGCAAGCCCATCACCCACCTCGTCTACAGCCACGCGCACGCCGATCACATCGGAGGTGCCGCGATGCTGGGCGGCCGTCCGATCATCGTGGCGCACGCGGAGACGAAGCGTCTGCTCGCGCGTTCAAACGATCGTAATCGGCCGTTGCCGACGGTCACGTTCACCGACGGCTACCAGCTCAAGGTCGGGAGCCAGGTGCTCGAGCTTCAAAGCCGGCGCGCCGCACACCAACCGGGCAACCTGTTCATTTACGCGCCAGCCCAGAAGGCGCTCATGCACGTCGACGTCGTGTATCCAGGATGGATGATGTGGCGACGATTCGGCCTCGCCGAAGACGTGCCGGCGTATTTCGACGCGGTCGAAGCCGTCAAGTCCTACGACTTTGCGAAATTCGTCGGAGGGCACGTCGCACGGGTGGGCAGCAGAGAAGATGTCGTGGTGCAGGCGGAGTTCATGGCGGATCTCAAGGCGGCCGCACTCAAAGCATTGCAGACGGTGAAAGTCGGTGCCGAAGTCAATCCGCTCGATCTTGGCAATCCCTGGGCCGTGTATGACACCTACATCGATCGGGTCGCAGCGAGCTGCGTGAACGCGTTGACGCCCAAATGGAAGCGTCGGCTCGCGGCGTTTGATGTGTACATCTGGGATCAGTGCTATGCCATGGAGCAGAGTCTCAGGATCGATTGA
- a CDS encoding efflux RND transporter permease subunit — MRRLPGVGNASFFGSLDFSMLLSPSPERTARLGITVDDVAAAVQKQNATKLGGRLGHDRRVA, encoded by the coding sequence CTGAGGCGGCTGCCCGGCGTGGGCAATGCGTCGTTTTTCGGGTCGCTCGATTTCTCGATGCTGCTCAGCCCATCCCCGGAGCGCACTGCGCGGCTGGGCATTACCGTCGATGATGTGGCAGCCGCGGTGCAGAAGCAGAACGCCACGAAGCTCGGTGGGCGGCTCGGCCACGATCGACGCGTGGCGTGA
- a CDS encoding alpha/beta hydrolase — translation MHESEQVARANASGLQPVVFVHGLWLLPSSWERWARFFENAGYIAVTPGWPDDPETVAEANAHPEVFADKTVGQVSEHLDTLVRGLTRKPVIVGHSFGGLLAQMLAGRGLASATVAIDPAPFRGVLPLPISALKAAWPVLGNLANRHRAVPLSFEQFRFSFANALNEDEAQELYARFAVPAPGAPLFQAAAANLNPWTEVKVDTEHPDRGPLLVISGENDNTVPWSIANASFHLQERNTGITEITEMPGRGHSLTIDHGWREVAETALQFVRRFV, via the coding sequence ATGCACGAATCCGAGCAGGTCGCGCGCGCGAATGCGAGCGGGCTGCAGCCAGTGGTCTTCGTGCACGGCCTGTGGCTCTTGCCGAGCAGTTGGGAGCGGTGGGCGAGATTCTTCGAAAACGCGGGGTACATCGCCGTTACGCCGGGATGGCCGGATGATCCAGAGACCGTGGCAGAGGCAAATGCGCACCCGGAGGTGTTCGCCGACAAGACGGTCGGTCAGGTGAGTGAACACCTCGACACGCTCGTGCGCGGCCTGACGCGAAAGCCTGTCATCGTCGGACATTCGTTCGGCGGACTGCTGGCGCAGATGCTTGCCGGCCGCGGTCTGGCCTCAGCCACCGTCGCCATCGATCCTGCGCCATTTCGTGGCGTGCTGCCGCTCCCGATCTCCGCACTCAAAGCTGCATGGCCCGTGCTTGGGAACCTTGCCAATCGACATCGGGCCGTGCCGCTCAGCTTCGAGCAATTTCGCTTCAGTTTCGCCAACGCGTTGAACGAAGATGAAGCGCAGGAATTGTACGCGCGATTCGCCGTGCCCGCGCCGGGCGCACCCTTGTTTCAAGCGGCGGCGGCAAACCTCAATCCGTGGACCGAGGTGAAGGTGGACACGGAGCATCCCGACCGTGGGCCGCTCCTCGTGATCTCGGGCGAGAACGACAACACGGTGCCGTGGTCGATCGCGAACGCCTCGTTTCACCTTCAGGAACGCAACACCGGTATCACCGAGATCACGGAGATGCCGGGCCGTGGGCATTCGTTAACGATTGACCATGGCTGGCGTGAGGTCGCGGAGACCGCGCTACAGTTTGTCCGACGATTCGTCTGA
- a CDS encoding alpha/beta fold hydrolase, with amino-acid sequence MTIRHLTTALTFGSLLALASTPSAAQPPAFPPAFRVERIATNSTMLHVRVGGSGPAVLLLHGYGETGDMWSPLAAELVTNHTVIVPDLRGMGHSARPASGYDKKTQGTDIAGMLDALHITQVDLVTHDIGNMVGYAFAAQQPARVRRFALIDAPLPGVGPWDDLIRSHQLWHFSFWGPDAERLVAGRERIYLDRFWNEFSAVPARFTETSRAHYAALYAQPGAMHAGFEQFRAFDQDAIDNKAFLQRGKLTMPVLAVGGEKSFGAVMATVMRFVATDVTEAIVPGSGHWIMEENPTATIAIVRKFIGDAAPRVGASSDATSKDSGPESAPAESTDSIKPSIVLVHGAFADASSWRKVIPMLEQAGYSVIAVQNSLASLEADIATTKRVVDGQKGPVVVVGHSYGGAVITGAAAGNGAVKSLVYIAAFAPDAGEPIAALNDKYPSALGGALRPDAAGYLYLDRAQFRSVFAADVPLADTRVMAATQKPINGAAFGAPVAVAAWKSIPSWYLVTENDQAISAAHQRFYAKRIGAQTTEIKSSHVPFLSHPEAVARIILQAAGAERSSSRAGK; translated from the coding sequence ATGACAATACGCCATCTCACCACCGCGCTGACCTTCGGGTCGCTCCTGGCGCTCGCGAGCACTCCATCCGCCGCGCAGCCACCAGCGTTTCCACCGGCATTCCGCGTCGAACGGATCGCCACAAATAGCACCATGCTGCATGTACGCGTCGGCGGCTCGGGGCCGGCCGTCCTGCTGTTGCACGGCTACGGGGAAACAGGAGACATGTGGTCTCCGCTCGCCGCGGAACTCGTCACAAACCACACCGTCATCGTGCCCGACCTGCGCGGCATGGGACATTCGGCGCGCCCGGCAAGCGGGTACGACAAGAAGACGCAAGGCACGGACATCGCTGGGATGCTCGACGCACTGCACATCACGCAGGTCGACCTCGTCACGCACGACATCGGTAACATGGTGGGCTACGCCTTTGCCGCGCAGCAACCGGCGCGCGTCCGCCGCTTCGCCCTGATCGACGCCCCGCTTCCTGGTGTGGGGCCGTGGGATGACCTTATTCGCAGTCACCAGCTCTGGCACTTCTCCTTCTGGGGTCCCGACGCGGAGCGCTTGGTTGCGGGCCGCGAACGCATCTACCTCGATCGCTTCTGGAACGAGTTCTCGGCCGTGCCCGCGCGCTTCACCGAGACGTCTCGTGCACACTATGCGGCGCTCTATGCACAGCCGGGCGCAATGCATGCCGGTTTCGAGCAGTTCAGGGCATTCGATCAGGATGCGATCGACAACAAGGCATTCCTCCAGCGCGGAAAGCTCACGATGCCGGTGCTGGCAGTCGGTGGCGAGAAGTCGTTCGGAGCCGTCATGGCTACAGTGATGCGCTTCGTTGCAACCGACGTCACCGAAGCAATTGTTCCGGGCTCCGGACACTGGATCATGGAGGAAAATCCGACTGCGACAATCGCAATCGTGCGAAAGTTCATCGGTGACGCCGCACCGCGCGTAGGAGCGTCTTCCGACGCGACGTCGAAGGACAGCGGCCCAGAATCGGCGCCGGCGGAGTCGACCGATTCGATCAAGCCGTCGATCGTCCTGGTGCACGGCGCATTCGCCGACGCATCCAGCTGGCGCAAGGTTATTCCAATGCTCGAGCAGGCGGGATACTCCGTGATTGCGGTACAGAATTCACTCGCCTCACTGGAAGCGGACATTGCCACGACGAAACGCGTGGTCGATGGACAGAAGGGTCCCGTGGTGGTGGTCGGACACTCGTATGGCGGCGCCGTGATCACCGGAGCAGCCGCAGGCAATGGCGCCGTCAAGTCACTCGTGTACATCGCGGCGTTCGCTCCGGATGCCGGCGAGCCAATTGCCGCGTTGAATGACAAATATCCATCCGCGCTGGGTGGCGCGCTTAGACCGGATGCCGCCGGATACCTCTATCTCGATCGCGCCCAGTTTCGATCGGTGTTCGCTGCCGACGTCCCCCTCGCCGATACGCGCGTGATGGCCGCGACGCAGAAGCCCATCAACGGTGCAGCGTTCGGCGCCCCTGTGGCCGTAGCAGCGTGGAAGTCCATCCCGAGCTGGTATCTGGTCACCGAAAACGATCAAGCCATTTCCGCCGCGCATCAGCGGTTTTACGCGAAGCGCATCGGGGCGCAGACCACCGAGATCAAGTCGAGCCACGTGCCGTTCCTCTCGCATCCTGAAGCGGTCGCGCGGATCATCCTTCAGGCAGCAGGCGCCGAGCGCAGTTCATCGCGCGCGGGGAAGTAG
- a CDS encoding alginate export family protein — protein MSVRIVALLVTVPVAMSAQASAGIHPTTASRPAYRASRADEDWGTLRDSSNRTGRLDGAKVHALGGHAYLSLGADVRLIEERYRSEDFGRTSLGLDHSLIQRYMVHADLRTVADSARFTARLFAQLKSGLVGGRSVGARVPDTDTLDIQQAFAELSRASPSDRSVSLRVGRQELVYGSQRLIGLRDFPNVRQTFDLARVMLHAGGTKPWQVDVFGGRPVTTRTGVFDDATDRSKSLWGAYATRSLRSTLGGAMDLYYVGHHRDRAATHLVAGRETRHTLGARVFVRRSAGAGVMDVELEPMLQFGHLADDAIRAWSASGVTGWRWSSMPAKPRLSLGFDASSGDRGPSAATRGTYHPLYATGGHMALGSPLGAVNFMSLHPKLEATLTSKALLFGDWFISWRESTRDGVYNIAGIPIGVPGNRSERFIGHRPGIHLDYVLSTQTSLGACVTRFMPGPYLRASGWKKDTEYATVTATYRF, from the coding sequence ATGTCCGTGCGGATTGTGGCGCTGCTCGTCACGGTGCCGGTCGCGATGTCCGCACAAGCATCCGCGGGCATCCACCCGACGACAGCGTCCAGGCCTGCGTATCGTGCATCGCGCGCGGACGAAGACTGGGGAACGCTGCGTGATTCGTCGAATCGTACCGGGCGACTCGATGGCGCGAAGGTGCACGCGTTGGGTGGGCATGCGTACCTGTCGCTGGGTGCAGATGTACGACTGATCGAAGAGCGGTACCGCAGCGAAGACTTCGGGCGGACGAGCCTCGGACTCGATCACTCGCTGATTCAGCGGTACATGGTGCATGCGGACCTGCGCACCGTCGCGGACTCTGCGAGGTTCACGGCACGGCTATTTGCGCAGCTCAAGAGCGGACTGGTTGGCGGTCGGTCCGTGGGAGCCCGGGTACCGGACACGGACACCTTGGACATTCAGCAAGCATTCGCCGAGCTGTCCAGGGCTTCGCCGTCCGACCGATCGGTTTCCCTGCGCGTCGGTCGACAGGAACTCGTGTACGGAAGCCAGCGACTCATCGGGTTGCGCGACTTCCCGAATGTGCGGCAGACGTTCGACCTTGCCCGCGTCATGCTGCATGCGGGTGGTACGAAGCCGTGGCAGGTCGACGTGTTTGGCGGCCGCCCCGTCACGACGCGAACCGGAGTGTTCGACGACGCCACCGATCGCTCTAAGTCGCTCTGGGGCGCATACGCAACGCGCAGCTTGCGCTCGACTCTGGGCGGCGCGATGGATCTGTACTACGTCGGCCATCATCGCGACCGCGCCGCAACGCATCTCGTGGCGGGACGCGAGACGCGTCACACGCTCGGCGCGCGTGTCTTCGTTCGGCGCTCAGCCGGCGCGGGTGTCATGGACGTTGAGCTCGAGCCAATGCTGCAATTCGGCCATTTGGCAGACGATGCAATCCGCGCGTGGTCCGCGTCAGGCGTCACTGGCTGGCGCTGGTCGTCCATGCCGGCCAAGCCGCGACTGTCGCTCGGCTTCGACGCGTCGAGCGGTGATCGCGGACCGAGCGCCGCGACACGCGGCACGTACCACCCGCTGTATGCAACGGGCGGGCACATGGCACTCGGAAGCCCGCTGGGTGCAGTGAACTTCATGTCGTTGCATCCGAAGCTCGAAGCCACGCTCACGAGCAAAGCACTGCTGTTTGGAGACTGGTTCATCTCGTGGCGTGAGAGTACCCGCGACGGCGTGTACAACATTGCCGGGATACCGATCGGCGTTCCAGGCAATCGCAGTGAGCGTTTCATCGGCCACCGGCCCGGCATTCACCTCGACTATGTCCTCAGCACGCAGACCAGCCTCGGCGCGTGCGTTACGCGCTTCATGCCTGGACCCTACCTGCGCGCAAGTGGCTGGAAGAAGGACACCGAATACGCCACGGTGACCGCAACATACCGTTTTTAA
- a CDS encoding response regulator: MTLPASGARRHDGVDSVIRVMTVDDHPIYRDGLAALLSVYPDLHLVAEAEDGAKGVELYRQHKPDVTLMDMSMPIMQGVEAIRAIRSEFVDARIIALSTYEGDSDIHRALEAGASGYLLKGALRSEVADAIRLVHRGVRVVPSIVAQRLAEFTPRIELTEREREVLALMAKGMRNKEIATIIGRTEATVKAHVIHILDKLGADDRTAAVTLALKRGIIHLGE, encoded by the coding sequence ATGACACTCCCCGCCTCGGGCGCCCGCAGACATGACGGCGTCGACAGCGTTATCCGTGTGATGACGGTCGACGACCATCCGATTTACCGCGATGGATTAGCCGCGCTTCTTTCCGTGTACCCTGACCTGCACCTGGTCGCCGAAGCAGAGGACGGCGCGAAAGGGGTCGAACTTTATAGGCAGCATAAGCCCGACGTGACGCTCATGGACATGAGCATGCCTATCATGCAGGGTGTCGAGGCGATTCGCGCGATCCGTTCGGAGTTTGTGGACGCACGCATCATCGCACTGAGTACTTACGAGGGCGACAGCGATATCCATCGGGCGCTCGAAGCTGGCGCCAGCGGCTATCTGCTGAAGGGTGCGCTCCGGTCAGAGGTGGCTGACGCAATTCGTCTTGTGCATCGCGGGGTTCGCGTTGTTCCAAGCATCGTTGCGCAACGACTTGCCGAGTTCACGCCGCGCATTGAACTGACAGAGCGTGAGCGTGAGGTACTGGCGTTGATGGCCAAGGGCATGCGAAACAAGGAGATTGCGACTATAATCGGTCGCACCGAGGCCACCGTGAAGGCGCACGTCATTCACATTCTTGACAAGCTTGGCGCCGATGATCGCACCGCGGCGGTTACGCTCGCGCTGAAACGGGGCATTATTCACCTAGGTGAGTAG
- a CDS encoding DUF305 domain-containing protein, which translates to MASMHSGMHTALMRVSNSEDSTFVEAMIAHHRGAIDMARQLLVYSRDSALRVFALGIVAEQQVEVTQLEHWSAAGARAARSSAALDRRVTTELPIRASSSAAHRADYQRDRVYTADQVSNTVSVIDPSTNRLLGQLRLGSERLSPLPAAGFMLSALYGGEINVHGLGFSPDHRWLSVVSTATNAVTIVETTTNRVKGTVYVGRNPHEGFFSPDGRELWVSVRGANYVSVIDPVRMREVRRVVTAKGPSMIVFRPDGRVAFVNHSFTPELDVIDVPSGRVLARVPVVSPFSPDLVITQDGAQVWMTHKDVGKVTVVNARTYVVEGVIETGPITNHVTMAGPGGGTRVGGASAGDYAYVTVCTENVVKVYRRDRTLVTSIPVGACPHGIWASGDGSRVYVGLQQGDGVVVIDTRTNSVVAQIPMGQSPQALVYVPDAVPTGDGTQNLTQPAVARRPVEISLSAPDGRASSWGRVYMRSLGPIDGIDVSVRGLSPATTYTLYLMDEDSAYVSSSLPLATVVTDANGGAALVEAVTAAPLPEISETSGRRLVLVEGVAPNGPTALTSRVPRGR; encoded by the coding sequence ATGGCCAGCATGCACAGCGGAATGCACACCGCACTGATGCGCGTCTCGAATAGCGAGGACAGTACGTTCGTCGAAGCGATGATCGCACACCATCGGGGCGCGATCGACATGGCGCGGCAGCTCCTCGTGTACAGTCGGGATTCCGCCCTCCGCGTGTTCGCGCTGGGCATCGTGGCCGAGCAGCAGGTCGAGGTCACGCAGCTCGAACACTGGTCGGCGGCGGGTGCTCGGGCGGCGCGCTCTTCGGCAGCGCTCGACAGGCGAGTCACCACCGAGCTGCCGATTCGCGCATCGTCCAGCGCCGCGCATCGCGCAGATTATCAACGCGACCGTGTGTACACCGCTGATCAGGTCTCGAACACCGTATCAGTGATCGACCCGTCGACGAACCGACTGCTCGGGCAGCTGCGCTTGGGAAGCGAACGCCTATCGCCACTGCCCGCCGCCGGCTTCATGCTGAGTGCGCTGTACGGCGGTGAAATCAATGTGCACGGCCTTGGATTCTCGCCGGATCACCGATGGCTCTCGGTGGTGTCGACGGCTACCAATGCCGTGACCATTGTCGAGACAACGACGAACCGCGTGAAGGGCACCGTCTATGTCGGTCGGAATCCGCACGAGGGATTCTTCAGCCCCGACGGGCGCGAATTGTGGGTGAGCGTACGAGGAGCGAACTACGTGTCGGTCATCGACCCGGTCCGGATGCGTGAGGTACGCCGCGTCGTAACGGCGAAGGGGCCGAGCATGATCGTATTCCGACCCGACGGCCGAGTTGCGTTCGTGAACCACTCTTTCACGCCGGAGCTGGACGTTATAGACGTCCCGTCCGGGCGCGTGCTCGCGCGAGTGCCCGTGGTCAGTCCGTTTTCCCCGGACCTTGTGATTACGCAGGATGGTGCGCAAGTCTGGATGACGCACAAGGACGTCGGCAAGGTGACCGTGGTGAATGCGCGCACGTACGTCGTCGAGGGCGTGATCGAGACGGGTCCGATCACGAATCATGTCACGATGGCGGGGCCAGGCGGTGGTACGCGCGTCGGTGGCGCGAGCGCTGGTGACTATGCCTACGTCACCGTGTGTACGGAGAACGTGGTCAAGGTGTACCGTCGCGACCGTACGCTGGTCACGTCGATTCCGGTCGGCGCGTGTCCGCACGGCATCTGGGCCTCCGGCGACGGGTCGCGCGTTTATGTCGGGCTTCAGCAGGGTGACGGTGTCGTCGTGATCGATACGCGGACGAATTCGGTCGTTGCGCAGATACCGATGGGGCAGTCGCCTCAGGCGCTCGTGTACGTCCCTGACGCCGTGCCGACTGGGGACGGTACGCAAAACCTCACTCAACCAGCAGTCGCACGACGGCCGGTCGAGATTTCACTCTCGGCGCCCGACGGACGTGCATCGTCATGGGGCCGTGTCTATATGCGCTCGCTGGGTCCGATCGATGGCATCGACGTGAGCGTTCGCGGATTGTCTCCGGCAACGACCTACACGTTGTATCTCATGGATGAGGACAGTGCCTACGTCTCTTCGAGCCTTCCACTCGCGACCGTCGTGACCGATGCCAACGGTGGCGCTGCGCTCGTGGAGGCGGTCACCGCGGCGCCGCTGCCGGAAATCTCCGAGACGTCGGGGCGACGACTGGTGCTCGTCGAAGGGGTCGCACCCAATGGACCTACCGCGTTGACTTCACGCGTGCCTCGTGGGCGCTGA